The following proteins are encoded in a genomic region of Arachis stenosperma cultivar V10309 chromosome 4, arast.V10309.gnm1.PFL2, whole genome shotgun sequence:
- the LOC130975522 gene encoding uncharacterized protein LOC130975522: protein MPQQIMLFCQIFDVSGIDFMGPFLNSNSFLYILRLTALLKRHGVIHKVVTAYHPQTNGQAEVSNREIKHILEKIVKPHRKDWSTSLQDALWTYRYKTPIGISLFLLVYGKACHLPVDVEHKAFWAVREINMGFEKAGVERKMQLQELESLRLVAYDNSRLYKEKMKAVHDKHIKRREFKPGELVLLYNSRLKLMPGKLRSRWEGPYRVEKAEPYGVFHLSHPSSSKFIKVNGHRLKLYQGEKMKKNKELEIFLLEDPPTAED from the exons ATGCCCCAACAAATTATGTTGTTCTGTCAGATTTTTGATGTTtcgggcattgacttcatgggtccgtttcTAAACTCTAATAGtttcttatatatatt gagattGACCGCTCTACTGAAGAGGCATGGCGTTATTCACAAGGTAGTAACTGCCTACCACCCGCAGactaatggacaagcagaggtgtctaacagagagataaagcatATCTTGGAGAAGATAGTCAAGCCTCATAGGAAGGACTGGAGCACCAGTCTACAAGATGCGCTTTGGACATATCGGTACAAGACACCAATCGGGATTAGTCTATTTCTCCTGGtctatggaaaagcttgtcacCTCCCAGTGGATGTAGAGCACAAGGCTTTCTGGGCAGTAAGAGAAATCAACATGGGATTTGAGAAGGCCGGAGTCGAAAGGAAGATGCAACTGCAAGAATTAGAGAGCCTTCGCCTAGTAGCATATGATAACTCCAGGCTATACAAAGAAAAGATGAAGGCTGTGCATGACAAGCACATTAAAAGGAGAGAGTTCAAGCCAGGGGAGTTAGTCCTCCTTTATAACTCCAGACTGaagctcatgccaggcaagttgagatcCAGGTGGGAAGGTCCCTACAGAGTAGAGAAGGCAGAGCCATACGGAGTCTTTCACCTGAGTCATCCTTCAAGCTCCAAATTCATCAAGGTCAATGGACATCGCTTAAAGCTATATCAAggtgagaagatgaagaaaaataaggagctggagatcttcctcttggaggaTCCACCAACAGCAGAAGACTGA
- the LOC130975524 gene encoding uncharacterized protein LOC130975524, with translation MASEDSFLVLVHHRGSIKRKTRSGVKFTDKDPLCIIVSSTASFDDLVSSILMKLGLEGVKRVKKFFYRIPITVLQDTVKYDCFTIGSDEDLQVMFHCHRQFPEVRTLELLAKLVDVVSSSGGSNRNTNTLATVAGSSSRPAVASSSVPAYEAPVQPVASPSFVVDLNGSVGDEVGTGEFIPTSIQCDAPAGVGDGLFDDPEDDDVELDMIANDSGDDIGASEPAGAGGGSSSGTQ, from the coding sequence ATGGCTAGTGAGGACAGTTTTCTAGTGTTGGTTCACCACAGAGGATCGATTAAGAGAAAAACTCGTTCCGGTGTGAAGTTCACCGATAAGGATCCTCTCTGTATTATCGTGAGTTCTACGGCGAGCTTTGATGACCTTGTTAGCTCTATACTGATGAAACTTGGTCTGGAAGGTGTGAAAAGGGTTAAAAAGTTTTTCTATCGCATTCCAATCACGGTGCTCCAGGATACCGTGAAGTATGATTGTTTCACGATCGGGAGTGATGAGGACTTGCAGGTCATGTTTCATTGTCACCGGCAGTTTCCCGAAGTGAGGACACTAGAGCTATTGGCAAAGTTGGTTGATGTGGTATCCAGCTCGGGGGGTTCGAACCGGAATACCAACACTTTAGCCACGGTTGCCGGATCTAGCTCCAGACCTGCCGTTGCTTCTTCCTCCGTCCCTGCGTACGAGGCACCCGTCCAGCCTGTCGCCTCCCCTTCGTTCGTTGTTGATCTCAACGGCAGTGTTGGCGACGAGGTTGGAACAGGGGAATTTATACCGACCTCTATACAGTGTGATGCACCGGCTGGGGTTGGAGATGGATTGTTTGATGATCCAGAGGACGATGATGTCGAGTTGGATATGATTGCTAATGACAGTGGCGATGATATTGGAGCGAGTGAGCCTGCAGGGGCGGGAGGTGGTTCTAGCTCTGGCACACAGTAG